A window of the Flavobacterium sangjuense genome harbors these coding sequences:
- a CDS encoding transglutaminase encodes MIKLGSLTYQQLKEKFRIKSPWDLIIIFVLNILITIPIFIIAHHNFITLDWAHHVDRVLLFLVILIAIQFILRAMRRVTLISVILYLIFLLFGTLSGKYNFKTVFEDYRSMMYTMSEDPYPQDIIITKLLPFPNKSKILDAVEYQNPKIRNFSIMAIDKHFKDVKGYHDYFTIIQSFAIFKEINSRWNYVSDPKGHDYIAKATESLQYLSGDCDDHSVFMAACIKSIGGTTRLIHTKGHIYPELLIGNKKDLEHINYAIKKVLFQTESKGKPINYHIDERGNIWLNLDYTAKYPGGPFMNEEILGALTLD; translated from the coding sequence ATGATAAAATTAGGGAGTCTTACTTATCAACAGCTTAAAGAAAAATTCAGGATAAAAAGTCCGTGGGATTTGATTATCATTTTTGTACTGAACATCCTTATTACCATTCCCATTTTTATTATTGCTCATCACAATTTTATCACACTCGATTGGGCACATCACGTAGACAGAGTTTTATTGTTTCTTGTTATTCTTATAGCAATTCAATTCATTTTAAGAGCGATGAGAAGAGTAACTTTAATTTCGGTGATACTCTATTTAATTTTTTTGCTTTTTGGAACCTTATCAGGCAAATACAATTTTAAAACCGTGTTTGAAGATTACCGCTCGATGATGTACACCATGAGTGAAGATCCTTATCCACAAGATATTATCATTACCAAATTGCTGCCTTTTCCCAACAAATCAAAAATTCTGGACGCTGTTGAATATCAAAATCCCAAAATCAGAAACTTTTCCATCATGGCTATCGACAAGCATTTTAAAGATGTAAAAGGATATCATGATTATTTTACTATCATACAGTCGTTTGCTATTTTTAAAGAAATAAACAGCCGCTGGAATTACGTCAGTGATCCAAAAGGACATGATTATATTGCCAAAGCCACTGAATCGCTTCAATACCTTTCCGGCGATTGCGATGACCATTCCGTTTTCATGGCAGCCTGCATCAAATCTATTGGTGGCACAACGCGATTGATTCATACCAAAGGACATATTTATCCCGAACTATTAATTGGCAATAAAAAAGATTTGGAACATATCAATTATGCCATCAAAAAAGTACTTTTTCAAACAGAAAGCAAAGGCAAACCGATTAATTACCACATTGACGAAAGAGGAAACATTTGGCTAAATCTTGATTATACCGCGAAATATCCCGGTGGTCCATTTATGAATGAAGAAATTCTTGGAGCATTGACACTCGATTAA
- a CDS encoding DUF3575 domain-containing protein, which yields MKKLIYLLFLLPLALQAQDGGENTVITNKKNEFRVDVLAALVYTKASFSYERFFGKDFSTGFNVNFSNSGKLNDDFDNGYRNNVPKFEFNPYLRYALSKSKSRYYFAEVFGSYNGGDYKEIVRIDGMAMPDYYTTKKSKYTDFGLGGSLGYKMYFKDSFALEFIVGFGSNLTNRDKSPDVISRVGLNLGYRF from the coding sequence ATGAAAAAACTTATTTATCTACTCTTCTTATTACCTCTGGCATTACAAGCACAAGATGGTGGAGAAAACACGGTGATTACCAATAAAAAGAATGAATTTCGTGTAGATGTTTTGGCTGCTCTTGTTTATACAAAAGCAAGTTTTAGTTACGAACGCTTTTTTGGAAAAGACTTCTCGACAGGTTTTAATGTAAATTTTTCAAATAGTGGCAAACTAAATGATGACTTCGACAATGGCTACAGAAACAATGTTCCTAAGTTTGAGTTCAATCCGTATTTGAGATATGCTTTATCAAAAAGTAAATCAAGGTATTACTTCGCCGAAGTTTTTGGTTCGTATAATGGCGGTGATTACAAAGAAATAGTCCGAATAGACGGCATGGCAATGCCTGATTACTACACCACTAAAAAGTCAAAATATACCGATTTCGGTTTAGGCGGAAGTTTGGGATACAAAATGTATTTTAAGGACAGCTTTGCTTTGGAGTTTATCGTTGGATTTGGTTCAAACCTTACCAATCGTGATAAAAGTCCCGATGTTATTTCAAGAGTTGGTTTAAATTTAGGGTACAGATTTTAA
- a CDS encoding uracil-DNA glycosylase: protein MDVKIHSSWQKVLSGEFEKPYFQQLISFVKDEYNTNRCFPKRTEIFAAFDHCPFDKVKVVVIGQDPYHGFGQANGLCFSVNDGIAFPPSLINIFKEIQTDIHVSFPKSGNLERWADQGVLLLNATLTVRESEAGSHQNKGWETFTDAIIQKISDEKESVVFLLWGGFAKKKGAKIDRTKHHVLETGHPSPLSANRGLWFGNKHFSKTNTYLQSLGKETIEW from the coding sequence ATGGACGTTAAGATACATTCTTCCTGGCAAAAAGTACTTTCCGGCGAATTTGAGAAGCCTTATTTTCAACAGTTAATCTCCTTTGTTAAAGACGAATACAATACTAATAGATGCTTTCCAAAAAGAACTGAAATATTTGCTGCCTTTGATCATTGCCCGTTTGATAAAGTAAAAGTTGTCGTTATTGGTCAGGATCCCTATCATGGATTTGGTCAGGCCAATGGCTTGTGCTTTTCGGTGAATGATGGCATTGCTTTTCCACCTTCGTTGATTAATATTTTTAAAGAAATCCAAACCGATATTCATGTGTCTTTTCCAAAATCCGGAAATTTAGAAAGATGGGCAGACCAAGGTGTTTTATTGCTCAACGCTACTTTAACAGTCAGAGAAAGTGAAGCGGGAAGCCATCAGAATAAAGGTTGGGAAACGTTTACCGATGCAATTATTCAGAAAATATCAGACGAAAAAGAAAGTGTTGTATTTCTGCTTTGGGGCGGATTTGCCAAAAAGAAAGGTGCCAAAATTGACCGAACCAAACATCATGTTTTAGAAACCGGACATCCATCGCCGTTGAGCGCCAATCGAGGCTTGTGGTTTGGAAACAAACACTTTAGTAAAACCAATACTTACCTGCAAAGTTTAGGAAAAGAAACGATAGAATGGTAA
- a CDS encoding endonuclease MutS2 yields the protein MISITDKTLQDLEFSTVLQTISERCTTEIGKQKALEIVPFKDKETLMNALLQTSEYLSSFSNNNAIPNHGFDNLTNDLKFLAIEDSFLEVGSFRKIATLSETVNVLLLFFKKFHDYYPKLNDKSAQVEYTKFIIQKIDEIVDKYGEIKDNASPQLNETRKAMNLVRGKVNQSFGQAMTQYNSLGYLDEIKESFVENRRVLAVLAMYRRKVKGSILGSSKTGSIAYIEPEATLRYSRELSNLEYEEREEITRILKKLSSDIRPFLDLLNQYQEFLSDIDVISAKAKYANKINAILPTITTEKQLYFRDAFHPILFLSNLEKKEKTFPQTIELTTESRIIVISGPNAGGKTISLKTVGLLQLMLQCGILIPVHERSKTFLFDRILTDIGDNQSIENHLSTYSYRLKNMNYFLKKCNGKTLFLIDEFGTGSDPELGGALAEIFLEEFYHREAFGIITTHYSNLKILANELPFASNANMLFDEKSLEPMYKLILGQAGSSFTFEVAQKNGIPFGLINRAKKKIEGGKVRFDKTIATLQKERSKLEKTSQNLKEEETKTREESRKMESINSKIQEKLERYQELYDANQRLIYIGQKVDDISEKYFNNKDKKVLIGEFLKMVEIENSKRKKATVKEKAAKEIIQKIVIEEVKVKVEEIRAEKKEKKLKALPVEKPKVAIKVGDRVRMIDGKAIGTVDKIEKNKAVVNYGVFTSKVNLEQLEYVQAK from the coding sequence ATGATTTCCATCACAGATAAAACACTACAAGATTTAGAATTCAGCACCGTTTTGCAAACCATTTCAGAAAGATGCACTACTGAAATCGGGAAGCAGAAAGCACTCGAAATTGTTCCTTTCAAAGACAAAGAAACTCTGATGAATGCTTTGTTACAAACGTCTGAATACCTATCTTCTTTTTCCAATAACAATGCGATTCCCAATCACGGATTTGATAATCTGACCAATGATTTGAAGTTCCTCGCCATTGAAGATAGTTTCCTGGAAGTGGGCAGTTTCAGAAAAATAGCCACGCTTTCAGAAACCGTAAATGTGTTGCTACTATTCTTCAAGAAATTCCATGATTATTATCCAAAACTAAACGACAAATCGGCACAAGTTGAATACACCAAATTCATTATTCAAAAAATAGATGAAATCGTTGATAAATATGGTGAAATAAAAGATAACGCTTCTCCTCAATTAAATGAAACCAGAAAGGCAATGAATTTGGTTCGTGGTAAAGTCAATCAGAGTTTTGGGCAGGCAATGACACAATACAATTCGCTTGGTTATTTGGACGAAATCAAAGAAAGTTTTGTAGAAAATCGTAGGGTTTTAGCGGTTTTAGCGATGTATCGCCGAAAAGTAAAAGGTTCTATTTTGGGAAGTTCCAAAACAGGAAGCATTGCTTATATCGAACCCGAAGCAACGCTTCGTTATTCACGAGAATTGAGTAATTTGGAATATGAAGAACGCGAAGAAATCACCCGAATTTTAAAGAAATTATCAAGCGATATTCGTCCGTTTTTAGACTTGTTAAATCAATATCAGGAGTTTCTGAGCGATATTGATGTTATTTCGGCGAAAGCCAAATATGCCAACAAAATCAACGCCATTTTGCCAACGATTACTACTGAAAAGCAATTGTATTTCAGAGATGCCTTCCATCCTATTTTGTTTTTAAGCAATTTGGAAAAGAAAGAAAAAACATTTCCACAAACCATTGAATTAACTACTGAAAGCAGAATCATTGTCATCTCCGGTCCAAATGCAGGTGGAAAAACCATATCTCTAAAAACCGTTGGATTGCTACAGCTAATGCTGCAATGCGGAATTCTTATTCCGGTTCACGAACGCAGCAAAACGTTTTTATTTGACAGGATTCTGACTGATATTGGCGATAACCAATCAATAGAAAATCATTTGAGTACGTATAGTTATCGCTTAAAGAACATGAATTATTTTCTGAAGAAATGCAACGGCAAGACGTTGTTTTTGATTGATGAATTCGGAACGGGTTCAGATCCTGAATTAGGCGGTGCTTTGGCGGAAATATTTTTAGAAGAATTTTATCATAGGGAAGCATTCGGAATTATCACCACGCATTATTCGAATTTGAAAATTCTGGCAAACGAATTGCCTTTTGCATCCAATGCCAACATGCTTTTTGATGAGAAATCTTTGGAACCTATGTACAAGTTGATTTTAGGGCAAGCCGGAAGTTCTTTCACCTTTGAAGTAGCACAGAAAAACGGAATTCCGTTTGGATTAATCAATCGTGCCAAAAAGAAAATTGAAGGCGGAAAAGTACGCTTTGACAAAACCATTGCGACACTTCAAAAAGAACGTTCTAAATTAGAGAAAACATCCCAAAACTTAAAGGAAGAAGAAACTAAGACTCGGGAAGAAAGCAGGAAAATGGAATCCATAAATTCTAAAATTCAGGAGAAATTAGAACGCTATCAGGAATTGTATGATGCCAATCAGCGCTTGATTTATATTGGGCAAAAAGTAGATGACATTTCGGAGAAATACTTTAACAACAAAGACAAAAAAGTTTTGATTGGTGAGTTTTTGAAAATGGTAGAAATCGAAAACTCCAAGCGTAAAAAAGCAACTGTAAAAGAGAAAGCGGCCAAGGAAATCATTCAAAAAATAGTTATCGAAGAAGTCAAAGTTAAAGTAGAAGAAATTCGGGCAGAGAAGAAAGAAAAGAAATTAAAAGCTCTACCAGTAGAAAAACCAAAAGTTGCTATTAAAGTCGGCGACAGAGTTCGTATGATTGACGGCAAAGCCATTGGAACGGTCGATAAAATTGAAAAGAACAAAGCCGTTGTCAATTATGGTGTTTTTACTTCTAAAGTTAACCTGGAACAACTTGAATACGTTCAGGCAAAATAA
- a CDS encoding thiol-disulfide oxidoreductase DCC family protein, which produces MEISDLPKDKKIILFDGVCNLCDSSVQFVIKHDKKDVFRFVQLQSELGVKIISHLNIDSSKVDSTILYEPGKAYYYKSDVAFKILKEINSIHRCLLVFSIFPKAVLNFIYDYVAKNRYKWFGKKESCMIPTSELQSKFLA; this is translated from the coding sequence ATGGAAATTTCAGACTTACCAAAAGATAAAAAAATAATCCTTTTTGATGGGGTTTGCAATCTTTGTGATTCGTCTGTTCAATTTGTGATTAAACACGATAAAAAAGATGTTTTCAGATTTGTGCAGCTTCAATCAGAATTGGGTGTAAAGATTATCAGCCATCTTAACATTGATTCTTCAAAAGTAGACAGCACAATTTTATACGAACCTGGAAAAGCATATTATTACAAGTCTGATGTCGCATTCAAAATCCTAAAAGAAATTAATAGCATTCATCGATGTTTGCTTGTATTTTCAATTTTCCCGAAAGCTGTTTTGAATTTTATCTATGATTATGTTGCCAAAAACAGATACAAATGGTTTGGCAAAAAAGAGAGTTGTATGATTCCAACATCTGAACTTCAATCTAAATTTTTAGCATAA
- a CDS encoding T9SS type A sorting domain-containing protein — protein sequence MKKLLLSLILLGSLNSFAQGSCAAAINITTNGTIVAPAVTGTFSNSCYTHTTTDGGGAINGIWYKYTPAANGEITIDANLPVNIAPNSVDTKVSIFTGDCFALTCYDVNDDNATNFLSTITFPVVGGTTYYIQWDNFWDGNGFEFTFNYTANTCIKPYYINAVTNLTTTSATLNWDASVSAPSGYEVEYGLTGFTQGTGTVATTSTNSIALSGLNASVIYDYYIRSVCSVSSQSAWSAVNNLVLAKVCPYASGFDTTAQLQGWTTAGNGAYGLGTTAANAQSPTQYWIMNTNTATTSNNWLFSPPFNLQAGEQVTVSFWVRCASARSLRLTVGNLNSTAAQTTQIWANTALLATTYAQQTAPAWTAPTAGIYYFAFNDISAATAAAATLRIDTTNFTSVLGTNDFLSSKFSVFPNPVNNVINFSNDQNAIVSTVELADLNGRVIKTEKVNATEGQVSVSDLATGMYMMKITTDQGVAVKKIVKQ from the coding sequence ATGAAAAAACTTTTACTTTCGTTGATCCTCTTAGGTTCATTAAATTCGTTTGCTCAAGGTAGTTGTGCTGCAGCTATCAACATTACAACAAACGGAACAATCGTTGCACCTGCGGTAACGGGTACATTTTCAAATAGTTGTTATACTCACACCACCACTGATGGAGGAGGTGCAATTAACGGTATATGGTATAAGTATACTCCGGCAGCTAACGGGGAAATTACAATTGATGCAAATTTGCCTGTAAACATTGCGCCTAACAGTGTTGATACAAAGGTGTCTATATTCACTGGAGACTGTTTTGCCTTAACTTGTTATGATGTAAACGACGATAATGCTACAAACTTTTTATCAACTATAACATTTCCGGTAGTTGGAGGTACAACCTATTATATTCAATGGGATAACTTTTGGGATGGTAATGGTTTTGAATTTACTTTTAATTATACGGCAAATACTTGTATTAAACCTTATTACATTAATGCAGTAACTAATTTAACAACTACTTCTGCAACACTAAACTGGGATGCTTCTGTTTCTGCTCCGTCAGGCTATGAAGTGGAGTATGGATTAACAGGATTTACGCAAGGTACCGGAACAGTTGCTACTACTAGTACAAATTCAATTGCATTGTCAGGTTTAAATGCTTCTGTTATTTATGATTATTATATAAGAAGTGTTTGTTCTGTATCATCACAAAGCGCGTGGTCTGCTGTAAATAATTTAGTTTTGGCAAAAGTTTGTCCTTACGCTAGTGGTTTTGACACTACAGCTCAATTGCAAGGTTGGACAACAGCTGGTAATGGTGCTTATGGATTAGGTACTACTGCTGCTAATGCTCAATCTCCTACTCAATATTGGATTATGAATACCAATACAGCAACAACTTCAAACAACTGGCTATTTTCACCTCCTTTTAATTTACAAGCTGGTGAGCAGGTTACAGTTTCTTTTTGGGTACGTTGTGCTTCTGCAAGAAGTTTGAGATTAACAGTTGGTAATTTAAACTCTACTGCTGCTCAAACAACACAAATATGGGCTAATACAGCTTTATTAGCTACTACTTATGCACAGCAAACTGCTCCGGCATGGACTGCTCCAACAGCTGGTATTTATTATTTCGCATTTAACGATATCTCTGCCGCTACAGCTGCTGCTGCGACATTGCGTATAGATACTACTAACTTTACTTCAGTTTTAGGAACAAATGATTTCTTATCATCTAAGTTCTCTGTTTTCCCTAATCCTGTAAATAATGTTATCAACTTCTCTAACGATCAGAATGCAATTGTTAGTACTGTTGAATTGGCTGATTTGAACGGAAGAGTAATTAAAACAGAAAAAGTTAATGCAACTGAAGGACAAGTTTCAGTTAGCGATTTAGCAACCGGAATGTATATGATGAAAATCACTACTGACCAAGGAGTTGCTGTTAAGAAAATTGTTAAGCAATAA
- a CDS encoding dicarboxylate/amino acid:cation symporter, translating into MTLIENQKKSFFSNLTVQILIAMIAGALLGIFVHYNYSEDVAKDFSGYIKMLATIFIRLVQMIISPLVFTTLVVGIAKLGDIKAVGRIGGKALAWFFTASFISLLIGLFWVNTLQPGVGLKLGNVDVSTATDVVEKTDGFSAQNFIEHIIPKSIVEAMATNEILQIVIFSIFFGLAAASIGAHAKPVVNALDKTSHIILKMVNYVMKFAPIGVFGAIAGVFAIRDLNELLLTYAKFFGSFMVGISTLWFVLLLVGYIFLKSRMTTLLKHIVSPLIIAFGTTSSEAVFPKLTEELERFGVKDKIVSFMLPLGYSFNLDGSMMYMTFASIFIAQAYGVHLDFGTQMTMLLVLMLTSKGIAGVPRASLVVVAATCGMFKIPIEGIALILPIDHFCDMFRSATNVLGNALATSVVGKWEKES; encoded by the coding sequence ATGACTCTAATCGAAAACCAAAAAAAGTCCTTCTTTTCTAATCTTACTGTTCAGATTCTAATTGCGATGATTGCCGGTGCTTTACTGGGAATTTTTGTCCATTATAATTATTCTGAAGACGTTGCTAAAGATTTTAGCGGTTACATAAAAATGCTGGCTACCATTTTCATCCGATTGGTGCAAATGATTATTTCCCCATTAGTATTTACGACGCTTGTTGTTGGGATTGCTAAATTGGGCGACATCAAAGCCGTTGGACGAATAGGAGGAAAGGCATTGGCTTGGTTTTTCACAGCTTCGTTTATTTCTCTTTTGATAGGATTATTTTGGGTGAATACATTGCAACCGGGCGTTGGTTTGAAATTAGGAAATGTAGATGTGTCAACTGCAACAGATGTAGTAGAAAAAACAGATGGTTTTTCGGCTCAGAATTTTATTGAACATATCATTCCGAAAAGTATTGTAGAAGCGATGGCTACTAATGAAATATTACAAATTGTAATTTTTTCTATTTTCTTCGGATTGGCTGCAGCCTCTATTGGCGCGCATGCAAAACCGGTTGTAAATGCTTTAGATAAAACCTCACACATCATTTTGAAAATGGTGAATTATGTAATGAAGTTTGCGCCGATTGGTGTTTTTGGAGCTATAGCCGGCGTTTTTGCCATTCGGGATTTAAATGAGCTGCTACTTACTTATGCCAAATTCTTTGGTTCTTTTATGGTTGGAATTTCAACACTTTGGTTTGTATTGTTATTAGTTGGCTATATTTTTTTAAAGTCAAGGATGACTACTTTGTTAAAACATATTGTCAGTCCGTTGATAATTGCCTTTGGAACTACAAGTTCTGAAGCTGTTTTTCCTAAATTAACAGAAGAATTAGAACGTTTTGGCGTAAAAGACAAAATAGTTTCTTTCATGTTGCCTTTAGGATATTCATTCAATCTGGACGGTAGTATGATGTACATGACTTTTGCCAGTATTTTTATTGCGCAAGCCTATGGAGTGCATCTCGATTTTGGCACGCAAATGACAATGCTTCTGGTCTTAATGCTTACCAGTAAAGGAATCGCCGGAGTTCCAAGAGCAAGTTTGGTTGTGGTTGCTGCCACTTGTGGGATGTTTAAAATACCAATTGAAGGTATTGCTTTAATCCTGCCAATTGACCATTTTTGTGACATGTTCAGAAGTGCAACAAATGTGCTTGGAAACGCCTTAGCTACATCAGTTGTAGGTAAATGGGAAAAAGAAAGTTAA
- the aroC gene encoding chorismate synthase — MAGNSYGTLFRLTTFGESHGEALGGIIDGCPAGIELDLDAIQNEMQRRKPGQSSIVTQRKEEDEVQLLSGIFEGKTTGTPIGFIIPNTNQKSDDYSHIKDSYRPSHADYVYEKKYGIRDYRGGGRSSARETACRVVAGAIAKQVLSTIKINAFVSSVGDIFIDKPYQALDFSLTESNAVRCPDLATAEKMESYIKEIRKEGDTVGGTVTCVIQNVPIGLGEPVFDKLHAELGKAMLSINAVKGFEFGSGFCGAKMKGSEHNDLYNEDGTTKTNLSGGIQGGISNGMDIYFRVAFKPVATLIQKQEVLTNENTLVEQQGKGRHDPCVVPRAVPIVEAMAAIVLADFYLLNKTYQK; from the coding sequence ATGGCAGGAAACAGTTACGGAACGCTATTCAGACTAACCACTTTTGGTGAATCGCACGGAGAAGCTTTAGGTGGAATTATTGACGGTTGCCCTGCAGGAATTGAACTCGATTTGGATGCTATTCAAAATGAAATGCAACGCAGAAAACCAGGTCAATCGTCCATCGTTACCCAACGAAAAGAAGAAGATGAAGTGCAATTGCTTTCAGGAATTTTTGAAGGCAAAACTACCGGAACACCAATAGGTTTCATTATCCCAAATACCAATCAAAAGTCGGATGATTATTCACATATCAAAGACAGTTATCGTCCAAGTCATGCCGATTATGTCTACGAAAAGAAATATGGTATTCGTGATTATCGCGGTGGCGGAAGAAGTTCAGCACGAGAAACAGCTTGCAGAGTTGTAGCTGGTGCGATTGCCAAACAAGTTTTATCTACTATTAAAATCAATGCTTTTGTTTCTTCTGTTGGTGACATATTTATTGACAAACCATACCAAGCTTTAGATTTTTCTTTAACCGAAAGCAATGCAGTTCGTTGCCCGGATTTGGCTACAGCCGAAAAAATGGAAAGCTATATCAAGGAAATTCGTAAAGAAGGTGACACTGTTGGCGGAACGGTAACCTGTGTTATCCAAAATGTTCCAATTGGATTAGGTGAACCGGTTTTTGATAAGCTTCACGCCGAATTAGGCAAAGCGATGTTATCAATCAATGCAGTCAAAGGTTTTGAATTTGGCAGCGGATTTTGTGGCGCCAAAATGAAAGGCAGCGAACACAACGATTTATATAACGAAGACGGCACGACCAAAACGAATCTTTCGGGCGGAATTCAAGGCGGAATTTCAAACGGAATGGATATTTATTTCAGAGTGGCTTTTAAACCGGTTGCGACATTAATTCAAAAACAGGAAGTGCTGACGAATGAAAATACTTTGGTTGAACAACAAGGCAAAGGACGACATGATCCTTGTGTGGTGCCTCGTGCTGTGCCAATTGTAGAAGCTATGGCAGCAATTGTTCTGGCTGATTTTTATTTACTAAACAAAACCTATCAAAAATAA
- a CDS encoding UDP-2,3-diacylglucosamine diphosphatase produces the protein MKKRKLDVVVISDVHLGTFGSHAHELSYYLSAIKPKILVLNGDIIDIWQFRKSYFPKAHLKVIKKIVDLASKGTKVYYITGNHDEMLRKFSDSSIGNISIVDKLVLDLDYKKAWIFHGDVFDASVQHSKWIAKLGGLGYDYLILTNRFVNWCLKKLGKEPYSFSKKIKASVKSAVKHISNFETTATDLAIEKNYDYVICGHIHEPKIEEKKNKNGSTLYLNSGDWVENLTALEYNNRRWKLYKYEEHTEREEEDLFEMEDFISQQLIASVIYSKEK, from the coding sequence TTGAAAAAAAGAAAATTAGATGTAGTAGTGATTTCAGATGTTCATTTAGGAACCTTTGGTTCACACGCTCACGAACTGAGCTATTACTTATCGGCAATCAAGCCAAAGATTTTAGTATTAAACGGAGACATCATCGACATTTGGCAATTCAGAAAATCCTATTTCCCCAAAGCACATTTAAAGGTCATCAAAAAGATTGTTGACTTAGCTTCCAAAGGCACAAAAGTGTATTACATAACCGGAAACCATGACGAAATGCTGCGTAAATTCAGCGATTCGAGTATTGGTAATATTTCCATTGTGGACAAGCTTGTTTTAGATTTAGATTATAAAAAAGCATGGATATTTCATGGCGATGTCTTTGATGCTTCGGTGCAGCATTCTAAATGGATAGCAAAACTTGGCGGATTGGGATACGATTATTTAATACTTACAAATAGGTTTGTGAATTGGTGTTTGAAAAAACTCGGGAAAGAACCTTACTCCTTTTCCAAGAAAATAAAAGCCAGTGTAAAATCGGCGGTAAAACATATTTCTAATTTTGAAACAACCGCTACTGATTTAGCCATCGAAAAGAACTATGACTATGTTATTTGTGGTCACATTCACGAACCAAAAATTGAAGAGAAAAAAAACAAGAACGGCTCAACCTTATATTTAAATTCGGGCGATTGGGTAGAAAACCTCACCGCATTGGAATATAATAACAGGAGATGGAAACTCTACAAATATGAAGAGCATACCGAACGAGAAGAAGAGGATTTATTTGAAATGGAAGATTTTATAAGCCAGCAACTTATCGCTTCAGTGATTTATTCAAAAGAAAAATAA
- the bshA gene encoding N-acetyl-alpha-D-glucosaminyl L-malate synthase BshA, whose translation MKIAIVCYPTFGGSGVVATELGLELARRGHEIHFITYRQPVRLALLNSKVHYHEVNVPEYPLFHYQPYELALSSKLVDMVKLYKIELMHVHYAIPHAYAGYMAKQMLKAEGIKIPMVTTLHGTDITLVGNHPVYKPAVTFSINKSDIVTSVSQSLKDDTLRLFNVKREIHVIPNFIELDKIRNESQISCHRSVMAKKEERIVTHISNFRRVKRIPDIIKIFYKIQQKIPAKLMMVGDGPEKSRAEQLCKELGIQDKVIFFGNSNEIDQILSYSDLFLLPSETESFGLAALEAMAWSVPVISSNSGGLPEVNFDGVSGYLSNVGDIDGMAENALKILSDDTTLAKFRESSLSVAQQFDIKNILPLYEELYHKAINNSKCEK comes from the coding sequence ATGAAGATTGCCATTGTATGTTATCCGACTTTTGGGGGAAGCGGAGTAGTAGCTACTGAATTAGGTTTAGAACTTGCACGTCGCGGGCACGAAATTCATTTCATTACCTATCGTCAGCCTGTTCGTTTGGCACTCTTAAATTCAAAGGTGCATTACCACGAAGTTAATGTTCCGGAATATCCTTTATTTCATTATCAACCGTATGAGTTAGCGTTGTCGAGCAAATTGGTCGACATGGTGAAACTCTATAAAATAGAATTGATGCATGTGCATTATGCTATTCCACATGCTTATGCGGGTTATATGGCAAAGCAAATGTTGAAAGCAGAAGGAATTAAGATTCCGATGGTTACAACATTACACGGAACTGACATCACTTTGGTTGGAAATCATCCTGTTTATAAACCTGCCGTTACTTTCAGCATCAATAAATCAGATATAGTGACTTCGGTTTCGCAGAGTTTGAAAGATGATACTCTGCGTCTTTTTAATGTTAAAAGAGAGATTCATGTAATCCCGAATTTTATTGAATTAGATAAGATACGCAACGAAAGTCAGATTTCCTGTCATCGTTCTGTTATGGCAAAAAAGGAAGAACGAATTGTGACTCATATTAGTAACTTCCGTAGAGTAAAACGCATTCCGGATATCATCAAGATATTCTATAAAATTCAACAGAAGATTCCGGCTAAGCTAATGATGGTTGGCGATGGTCCTGAAAAATCAAGAGCGGAACAACTTTGCAAAGAACTTGGTATTCAGGATAAAGTAATCTTCTTTGGAAATAGTAACGAGATTGATCAAATTCTGTCTTATTCTGATTTGTTTTTATTGCCATCAGAAACCGAGAGTTTTGGTTTGGCTGCACTCGAAGCAATGGCATGGAGCGTTCCGGTGATATCAAGTAATTCGGGAGGTTTGCCCGAAGTAAACTTTGATGGAGTTTCGGGATATCTCAGCAACGTTGGCGATATTGACGGTATGGCTGAAAATGCATTAAAAATACTTTCTGATGATACAACTTTAGCCAAATTCAGAGAAAGTTCCTTGAGTGTTGCGCAACAATTTGACATCAAAAATATACTTCCATTGTATGAAGAATTATACCATAAAGCCATTAACAATTCGAAATGCGAAAAATAA